One window of Panthera tigris isolate Pti1 chromosome C2, P.tigris_Pti1_mat1.1, whole genome shotgun sequence genomic DNA carries:
- the KCNMB2 gene encoding calcium-activated potassium channel subunit beta-2, producing the protein MFIWTSGRTSSSYRHDEKRNIYQKIRDHDLLDKRKTVTALKAGEDRAILLGLAMMVCSIMMYFLLGITLLRSYMQSVWTEESQCTLVNASITETFNCSFSCGPDCWKLSQYPCLQVYVNLTSSGEKLLLYHTEETMKINQKCSYIPKCGKNFEESMSLVNVVMENFRKYQHFSCYSDPEGNQKSVILTKLYSSNVLFHSLFWPTCMMAGGVVIVAMVKLTQYLSLLCERIQRINR; encoded by the exons ATGTTTATATGGACCAGTGGCCGGACCTCTTCATCTTACAGACACGATGAGAAAAG aaatatttaccaaaaaatcaGGGACCACGACCTCCTGGACAAAAGGAAAACTGTCACAGCACTGAAAGCAGGAGAGGACCGGGCCATTCTCCTGGGACTGGCCATGATGGTCTGCTCCATCATGATGTACTTTCTGCTGGGAATCACACTCCTGCGCTCATACATGCAGAG CGTGTGGACTGAGGAGTCTCAATGCACCTTGGTGAATGCGTCCATCACAGAAACATTTAACTGCTCCTTCAGCTGTGGTCCAGACTGCTGGAAACTCTCTCAGTACCCCTGCCTCCAGGTGTACGTTAACCTGACTTCTTCTGGTGAAAAGCTCCTTCTCTACCACACCGAAGAGACCATGAAAATCAATCAGAAG TGCTCCTATATACCTAAGTGtggaaaaaattttgaagaatcCATGTCCCTGGTGAATGTTGTCATGGAAAACTTCAGGAAGTATCAACACTTCTCCTGCTATTCCGACCCAGAAGGAAACCAGAAGAGCGTCATCCTCACCAAACTCTACAGTTCCAACGTGCTGTTCCATTCACTGTTCTGGCCAACATGTATGATGGCTGGGGGCGTGGTGATTGTAGCCATGGTGAAACTCACACAGTACCTCTCCCTGCTCTGTGAGAGGATCCAACGGATCAATAGATAA